DNA sequence from the Streptomyces canus genome:
TGAGGCCCACCCGGTCGCCGTTGCCGATCTCCAGGGAGTCGAGGTCGTTCCAACCGCCCGGGCCGGCGTGCGGCTGCCAGGAGGCCGCGGTGTTGAAGCGGGAGGAGACGTGCGACCAGTCGGTGAGCGGATAGCCGCTGCCGTTGGAGCCGGGGCCGCAGTAGCACTCCACGTCGCCCTGAGTGCGCCAGCTGTTCGCCAGTTTCTTCCAGGTGGTGGCATCCGCGATCGGAAGGTTGTTGGACAGCGCGAAGTTGATGGGCCGTCCGGAGGCACGCAGCGCCTTGTCCCAGGCCTGGACGTCGGGGATGTCCTGGCTGCCCACCCCGTCGATCTTCAGGTAGTCGACTCCCCAGGAGGCGAACTGCTTGGCCCAGGAGTTCACGAACTCCTGGGCGCCCGGCTTCCCGTAGTCGATGTAGTACATGTTCTTGCAGTTGTAGTTCTTCTCCGTCCTCGAGGTGTCCGCGATGTCCTTCGCGTGGTACGAGGTCCCCTCGATCGGCGTGTTCTTGGTGACGGCGTTCTTGGCGATGCCGGGCGTCACGTAGAAGCCGAACTTCAGGCCCTTGGAGTGGACGTAGTCGGCCAGCGCCTTGATGCCGGACGGGAACTTGGCGGTGTCGACGGCCCAGCGGCCGTAGGAGTCGACGACGAAGCCGTTGTCGTCGCACTTCTGCCAGAAGTCGTCGAGGTTGATGTAGATGAATCCGTGGTTCTTCAGGCCGCTGGAGACGAGCGCGTCGGCCTGGGCCTTGAGCTTCGCCTCGGTCGGCGAGCGGCGGACGAAGCTCCAACTGCTCCAGCCCATCGCGGGCCGGACCGACTGGCCGTTGTCGGAGGCGGCCGCCGGGCGGGCGGCGGCCAGCAGCGGGATCGCCGAGGCGATCAGCAGCCCGACCAGGGCCACGATCAGTGATCTGACGCGGGTGACACGGGTGATGCCTGTCATGACTGTCCCCTCTTCGCGGGAGTCGCGTACGAGGTGCCGATCCACGCCTCGTCGATCCGCAGCCGCTGGTAGCGGGTCGTGTCGGTGGAGGCGGCCCAGGTGGAGCCGACTTCGAGGCGGACGTAGCGGGCGTTGACCGCGGTCAGGTCGATGCCCTGGACGCCGCGGCGGCTCGGCAGCTGACCGGTCTTCACCGGGCTGCCCCAGGTCGAGCCGTCGGCGCTCAGGTACACCTTGTAGTCCTTGATCCGCGCCGACTGCTCGGTGTCCGAGCGGGCGTAGGCGACGGAGTCCTCGCGCTGGTTGAGCCCGAGGTACTGGACCCTCTTCGAGCTGCCGAGGTCGAAGGTGAGGCTCACCGGAAGGGATTTGTCGTTGTCCCAGTAGGTGCGGTAGTCACCGTCACCGGCGGCCGAGCCCGCGTGACCGCTCGCCGAGGCGCTCGCGCTCACCTTGACGCCGGTGAGGATGCCTTGGCGGCCGGCCGTGGTGACCTTGAACACCGTGTCGTACGGGTCCCAGGCACCGAGGCCGGTGAGAGTGAGTACGCCGCCCGACTGCGACCACGAAACCGCCGCGCCCGTGCGGAGGTTGGTGACCGACGCGACACGGTAGCCGTTGTCGCGGATGCGCAGGGTGCTGGTGCTGGGCGGGGTCAGGACGTGGATGTACTGGCGGTCGGGGTCGGTCTTGCTGATCGTGGTCACGCCGTGGGCGCCGTCGTTCCAGAATCCCGGCTTGAGTCCGCCGTACAGGTAGCCGCCGCCCTCCGTGCCGTGCAGGGACTCCCAGATGGGGTCGAGGTAGGAGTTCGCGAAGTTGTTGAAGTCGGCCTGGTTGGCCGGGAACTTACCGTTGACCTGGGCGGTCTCGGCCATCAGCGCCTTCACGGACGATCCGGTGTTGGTGACGAGGCGGCCGAGGGTGAGCATCTTGTCGACCGACGGGTCGGTGCCGCCGTACCACCAGGCGCCGGTGGAGGGCAGCTTGAAGTCGGCCTCCGTGAGGCGGGGTTGGGCCGTGTAGACCGCCTGCGGGTAGTCGTACCCGGGCGTCATCCCCGTCTTCTGCTCGTTGCTGATCATGTCCATGATCGGCGTGTCTTCGTTGTTGTTGCTGAGCGTGTAGTTCGGACGCTTCTCGTAGATCTGCCGGTAGAGGTCGTGGCTCTCCCAGTAGGCGTTGTCGTTGTCGATCCAGAAGCCGCCGAGGTCGGGATAGCGGTTCATGACCTCGAAGAAGTTGTCGTAACTGAACTGTCCGAAGCCGTCGTTGGTGGTCAGGTCGACGTTCTTGCCCTTGTAGGCGGAGTAGCCGGCCGAGTCGAGCCACTCATGGCCGCCCTCGTCGTGCCACTGGGGGTCGTTGGTCATGTAGAGGATGACCTTCAGCCCCCTGGCCTTCGCGGCGGTGACCAGTTCACCCAGGAAGTCGCGTTGGGTGGAGCAGGAGCCCGGGATCTTCGACGGCCAGGCGCGGGCGTAACCGAGGCGGCTGTGGAAGGAGGCGAGGACGAGGTACTGCGTGTGCAGCTTCTGGGCCTCCTTCACCCAGTAGTCGGCGTTCCAGCCTCCGTTCGTGACGTCGTCCTCCCAGGCGGTGCAGCTGGTGTGGGCGGGCGCGGTGCGCAGACCCCAGTGCAGGAACAGTCCGCCCACCGAGGCGCGGAGGAAGTCCTGGCGGGGGTTGTCCAGATCCAGCGGCTCGGCCGCCCTACCGCAGTCCTGGCCTCCCGAGACCCGCAGGGCGCCGCCGGACGTGTTGTGGCTGTCCGTCAGGCAGCTGCCCGTCACGTCCTGGAAGCCCACGTCGAACGGGGAGCCGCCGCCGTTCTGCGCGGTGAACCGGGTGAGCCGGATGCCCTCTGCCGCGTTGGCGAGGATCGCCGGGCGGCCGTCGTCCGCGGCGAACTTCACCGAACTGTCGGTGAAGCGGATGTCGTCGGCGTTGTGGAGGTACCAGCCGTAGGCCGGCCGGGTGCCGATGGCCTTGGGGTTGTAGTCGTTCGGGTCATTGCCCGGCACACCGGTGGACATGGTGCCGTTGCCGCCCGGGACCGTGATGTCGACGTGGTTGAAGGTCACGCCCTTGATGCGGTGGCCGGTCTCGCCCCACAGGGTCGGACTGAAGGACGGGCTGCTGCCGGCGGCCGTGATGGTGTCGTACGTGATGTCGCTGATCGAGCCGACACCGGGGCTGTTGCCGCACCGCTTTCGCGTGCCGATCTTCTGCATGATCGGCGAGTGGACGTTCGTCATCGTGATGTCGCGGTAGTGGACGTCGGAGATCTTCGCGCCGTCCATGGACACCATGCCGAGGCCGGACTTGTCGGCACCGTCGATACGGATGTTCTCGAACCGGTAGTCCGAGAAGTCGCCGCACGTTTCCGAGCCGAACATGAGGGCGTTGCAGCAACGGGCGGACAGGAAGCTGTCGTTGACGCGGACGTGGCCGTTGGGGAGCTTGGCGCCGAGGGCGTAGTCGCTCTTGAAGACCAGGGCGTCGTCGTTGGCCCTGATGTTGGCGTTCGTCACCGTGACGTTCGTCGTGGAGATGATGTTCCAGCCGTCGCGGTCGCTCGCGGTGTCGATGGTCAGGTGGTCCGACGTCACGTTCTTGCAGCCGTTGATGAGCGCCGCGAAGTGGCCGCCGCGGCGGAGGGTGAGGCCGTCGCCGATCGTGAGTCCGTCGCACCGGGTCAGGGAGATGATCTTGTCGGCCTCTCCGGACTTCGGGTTGCCGGTGATCAGGTTGCCCATGCCGTCGATGACTCCCTGGCCGACGAAGCCGATGTCGGTCAGCCTGTCGCCGTGGATCATCGCGTCGCGGAAGTGGCTGTGCCCGTAGTCCTGGTAGTCGTCGTAGGGGTTGGACTCGGCCTTGTCGTAGGTGTCGGCGCTGGAGCCCTGGAGGGTGGCGCCCTTGTCGAGCCGGAGCGTCACATGGCTCTTCATGTGGACGGTGTTCCTCGCCTTGTAGTCACCGGGCGGGAAGCGGACGACTCCGCCGCCCGCCGCCGAACTCGCCGCGGTGATCGCCTTGTTGACGGCGGGGGTGTCGTTGGCGGAGCCGTCCCCCTTGGCGCCGTAGTCGCGTACGTCGAAGACGGTGGCGGCTCGGGGTGGCGCCTGCGGGGTGGCCGGGGCCGCCGGGTGGCTGAGTCCGAGGACGACGGCGACGACGAAGAGGACGATCGCCGCCGCTCGGGAGCGTGGGGCTGTGGGGGGTTTCAAGGTGACGGCTCCTCAGACCAGTTGGTAGCCGCGGAGGTTGCTGAGCAGCAGATAGGTGTTCTGGAGGGAGCCGGAGGTGTCGCCGAGGGAGCGGTAGATGCCCCACTTCGGGCGGACCCGGTCGGCCAGGAAGGTGTCGACGCCGGTCTTCGACGCGTCGATGACGGTCGAGCCACCGGACTTGAGGATCCAGCGGACCGAACCCGCCGAGCCGTCGCCGACCTTGATCTGGAAGTCGACGTCGGTCCACTTGTCGTGCAGCGGGTCCAGGTCGGTGCGGCCGACGAGGATGTCGTCGATGGCGAGTTTCAGCTCGATGGTCTGCTTGCCGTTCACCCGGCGCAGGGACTGCACGACGATCGGCGAGGTGCCGCTGCCGGGCTGCTTCATCTGCATGATGTGGGTGAAGGTGGTGGTCGCCTTCAGGGAGCTCGGGATGTACATCGAGTAGGTGACCCGCCAGGTCTGTCCCTTCGTCCACTTCAGATAGTTGCTTCCGCTGCCGTTGCGCAGCCCTGTGACCTCCTGGCGCTGGCGGTCGGTCGAGGTGTCGCGGTCGACGGTGTGCATGTCGAAGCGCCAGTTGTTGCCGGTGGCGTAGATGTGCGGCTGCCCGGCGGAGTGCGAGTCGGCGCGGTCGTCCTCGATCGTCTCGAAGGCGCCGAGGCCGTCGCCGCTCGCGGAGGGGGCCCACTTCTGCTGCCAGGAGGCGGCGTGGGCGGTGGTCGCCGTCGGCAGACCGACCGCGGCCGCCGTGGCACCGCCGAGCGCGGCGCCCAGCAACGACCTTCTGGATGTGTTCATGACACTAATCACCTCGCAGCTGTTCGTTCATGATCAGGAAGGCGCCCAGGCCGTGGAAGTCGTTGGTGGCCCGGTCGCGAGCGATGTAGTACGCGTAGTCGCCGACGTTGGTACCGATGGAGATGTCGGCGAGGTTCGTGCGCCCGTCGGAGCCGACCGAGAGCTTGGCGAGCACGCCCTGGTAGCCGCGGTGTGCGACGGCCTTGAAATGCTGGTCCAGGTATCCCTGCCGGGCGCCGCGCGAGAGGGCGTAGGTGAACATGCTGGAGCAGGACGTCTCGGTCCAGTTGTCGCCGCGGGCGCCCTTGTCGATCACCTGGAACCAGCGGCCGGTCGCCGGGTCCTGGTACTTCTCCAGTCCGGCCGCCAGCTTGCGGAAGACGCCGAGCAGCTGGGCCCGGCGCGGGTGATGCTGCGGAATGCCGTCCAGCACGCCGACGATCGCCATGGAGTACCAGCCGACCGCACGGCACCAGTGCTCGGGGGCGAGCCCGGTGCGCGGGTCGGCCCAGCCGGCGCTCTTCGACTCGTCATAGGCGTGCTCGAGCAGTCCGTTCGCGACCTGGAGGTGGCTTCCGTAGACGGCGAGCTGTTTCGCAGCCTCGTCGTCGGTGTACGAGCTGTCGCCGAACTCCTCTCCGTACTCGACGAGGAACGGGTTCACCATGTAGACGCCGTCCGCCCAGAGTTGGTGGGCGCGGCTCGCGGTGTCGGCGTGCCAGAAGCCACCGTCGCTCGTGCGGGGATAAGTGGCCAGGCGGTCGACGATCTTCTTCGCCGCCTTGCGGTAGCGGTCCTGGCCCGTCTCGTGGTGCAGGATCACCAGGAGC
Encoded proteins:
- a CDS encoding glycoside hydrolase family 88/105 protein; amino-acid sequence: MRRRRLRTALTTLALAAATLVTVPAAAPPAAGSPTGPSPDRDWSVAMVESTMARFTPSSIGGWSYPVGLYLYGQYLAYERTHDTRYLTYIKDYVDRFVKSDGSMSQSFNSLDSMQAGRLLVILHHETGQDRYRKAAKKIVDRLATYPRTSDGGFWHADTASRAHQLWADGVYMVNPFLVEYGEEFGDSSYTDDEAAKQLAVYGSHLQVANGLLEHAYDESKSAGWADPRTGLAPEHWCRAVGWYSMAIVGVLDGIPQHHPRRAQLLGVFRKLAAGLEKYQDPATGRWFQVIDKGARGDNWTETSCSSMFTYALSRGARQGYLDQHFKAVAHRGYQGVLAKLSVGSDGRTNLADISIGTNVGDYAYYIARDRATNDFHGLGAFLIMNEQLRGD
- a CDS encoding heparin lyase I family protein, with product MNTSRRSLLGAALGGATAAAVGLPTATTAHAASWQQKWAPSASGDGLGAFETIEDDRADSHSAGQPHIYATGNNWRFDMHTVDRDTSTDRQRQEVTGLRNGSGSNYLKWTKGQTWRVTYSMYIPSSLKATTTFTHIMQMKQPGSGTSPIVVQSLRRVNGKQTIELKLAIDDILVGRTDLDPLHDKWTDVDFQIKVGDGSAGSVRWILKSGGSTVIDASKTGVDTFLADRVRPKWGIYRSLGDTSGSLQNTYLLLSNLRGYQLV
- a CDS encoding glycosyl hydrolase family 28 protein, which encodes MKPPTAPRSRAAAIVLFVVAVVLGLSHPAAPATPQAPPRAATVFDVRDYGAKGDGSANDTPAVNKAITAASSAAGGGVVRFPPGDYKARNTVHMKSHVTLRLDKGATLQGSSADTYDKAESNPYDDYQDYGHSHFRDAMIHGDRLTDIGFVGQGVIDGMGNLITGNPKSGEADKIISLTRCDGLTIGDGLTLRRGGHFAALINGCKNVTSDHLTIDTASDRDGWNIISTTNVTVTNANIRANDDALVFKSDYALGAKLPNGHVRVNDSFLSARCCNALMFGSETCGDFSDYRFENIRIDGADKSGLGMVSMDGAKISDVHYRDITMTNVHSPIMQKIGTRKRCGNSPGVGSISDITYDTITAAGSSPSFSPTLWGETGHRIKGVTFNHVDITVPGGNGTMSTGVPGNDPNDYNPKAIGTRPAYGWYLHNADDIRFTDSSVKFAADDGRPAILANAAEGIRLTRFTAQNGGGSPFDVGFQDVTGSCLTDSHNTSGGALRVSGGQDCGRAAEPLDLDNPRQDFLRASVGGLFLHWGLRTAPAHTSCTAWEDDVTNGGWNADYWVKEAQKLHTQYLVLASFHSRLGYARAWPSKIPGSCSTQRDFLGELVTAAKARGLKVILYMTNDPQWHDEGGHEWLDSAGYSAYKGKNVDLTTNDGFGQFSYDNFFEVMNRYPDLGGFWIDNDNAYWESHDLYRQIYEKRPNYTLSNNNEDTPIMDMISNEQKTGMTPGYDYPQAVYTAQPRLTEADFKLPSTGAWWYGGTDPSVDKMLTLGRLVTNTGSSVKALMAETAQVNGKFPANQADFNNFANSYLDPIWESLHGTEGGGYLYGGLKPGFWNDGAHGVTTISKTDPDRQYIHVLTPPSTSTLRIRDNGYRVASVTNLRTGAAVSWSQSGGVLTLTGLGAWDPYDTVFKVTTAGRQGILTGVKVSASASASGHAGSAAGDGDYRTYWDNDKSLPVSLTFDLGSSKRVQYLGLNQREDSVAYARSDTEQSARIKDYKVYLSADGSTWGSPVKTGQLPSRRGVQGIDLTAVNARYVRLEVGSTWAASTDTTRYQRLRIDEAWIGTSYATPAKRGQS